The genomic region CGACCTGAGCACGGTGGAGTCGCCCCGAAAGGCGACCTCACGACCGGCGGGCATGCAGGAGATGGGGCCCGGCCTGTACGAGCAGATCCGCCGGGCGCTGCTGGAGCTGGCGCCCGTCTCGGGCACCTGAGGTCCACGCGCAATCCGGGGCGCGCCCGTCGCGGGCAGCGCCCCTCTTCACGGAATCACGACAGCAGTGTCCTGGAAGGCGAAGGGGCTCCCGGCATGTGCCGTGGAGCCCCCGGGTGCCTCGGACTAGATGTCTTCTTCTTCGGGCTCGGCGGCGGCTTCTTCGTCCTCAAACGTCTCGAGCTCTTCTTCTTCATCTTCTCCTGCGGCGGCTGGCTCCTCGGGCTCGATCGGCTCAATGACCTTGGGGGCAGCAGCCAGGCGGCCACGGCGTCCCTCGGGCTGAGGCTTGAGAGCCGGGCTCTCCCGCTGATCTGCCCCACACTTGGGGCAGAGCGGGTCCGGCTTCTTCATGTCGTAGAACTTCGTCTGGCACTTGTAGCAGACGTGCTTCGTTCCAAGATCCTTCGCCGGCATTCGCCACCTTTGGAAAGCCCAGTGGAGACAGAAGAGAGGGCGGCTCAATAGTTGGGCTGTTGGAAGGAGTCAACCTGTGGTTTGCGTAGGAGAATTCTAGCAGTAGCATCCACCCCGCGTTTTCCCCCGGAAGCCGGACGCTCCCCTTGAACTTCACCTGCGACAATTGCCAGAAGCGGTATTCCATTGCGGACGAAAAGGTCCGCGGCAAGACGGTCAAGGTCCGTTGCAAGAACTGCCAGAACGTCATCACCGTCGAAGGACCCGCCGAAGAGGAGAGCACCCGCGTGGTGTCTCTCGCGGACGTGGAGCGCATCCGCGCCCAGGAGCGCTCCCTGGTGGAGCCGGCGGCGGCTGCCGTCTCGGCGCCCCCGGTGGCGGCCTCGCCCGTGTCCCGGGCGCCCGCCGCGGCCCTCCAGACACCCTGGGATGACGAGCCCACCCGTGCAGCGCCCCTGAAGCCGACGGGCTCTCCATGGTTCGTCATGGTGCGCAACAAGCAGGAGGGCCCGCTCGACGAGGGCGCCCTCCGCGAGTGGATGGCCACCGGCGCCGTCAGCGGCCGCAGCTTCTTCTGGCAACAGGGGATGGCGGACTGGAAGCGCGGCTCGGACATCCCCGAGCTGGCGGGCCTGTTCGCGCCGCCGCCCGCGCCCGAGCCGCCCCCGCCGCCTCCTCCTCCGGTGGCCGAGCCGCCGCCCGCGCCGGCCCGCTCCGCGCGAGGGGCCTCGGCGCGGCGTGAGCCCGAGCCGCAGCCCTTCCTGCCGGAGCCCGAGCCGGAGCAGCCCTACGCCCCCGACGAGCCCCAGCAGCAGGCGTGGGATCCGGAGCAGGACGAGCCCGAGCGGACCTTCTTCGAGGAGCCGGACCCGCGCCAGCAGCAGCAGGCCCAGGGCCGCCGGGGCCAGGGCGCCGCGCCGGCCGCCAGCGCGCCCCTCAACAACGACGAGCTGTTCTCCGACCTGGACCTGCCCGGCAACCGGGGCCACGGTGACGAGGACGACGGCCAGGGCCAGCACGAGGACCCGCTGGCCGCGCTGGGCGGTGGGGACGGCGACGAGCGTCAGCCCGTCGAGGACACCCGCCACTTCGCGGCGAAGTCGGGCGTGACGCGGCGCAACCCGGCGTGGAAGTACGCCGTGGCGGTGCTGCTGCTTCTCGTCATCCCGCTGGGCGGCGCCTACGTCCTGTCGGAGACGCTGGGCGTGGTGCCCCTGCGGGTGAAGACGGTGGACGCCGAGGGCAACCCGGTGGAGCAGACCGTCTTCTCCAGCAAGGGCGTGGGCGCGCTGCGCGACAAGCTGATGGGCCGCCAGCCGCCGGCCCCGGCGCCGAAGCCCGTCGCGCCTCCGGCGGAGAAGCGTCCCGCCGCGCCGCCGGAGTCCGCTCCCGCTCCCACCGGGGCGGCTCCCGCGGGCGCCGGCGCGCCGACGGGGATTGCACCGCCCCCGTCCGCGGAGCAACTGCAGGCCGTCTACGCGGACGCGGACAAGAAGGACGTGGGCCCCGACGTGCGCGAGGACGCGGACGTCGCCGCGGCGGACTCCGAAGAGGTGGGTGGCCCCTCGGACGAGGAAGTGGAGCGCGTGGTGGACAAGGCGCAGGACGCGTTCCGCTCCTGCGTGGAGAACGAGCTGCGGAAGAATCCGTCCTTCCGCGTCGGCAAGGTGACGCTCACCGCCACGGTGGGCAGCTCCGGCAAGGTGAAGGCCGCCTCGCTCGACAAGAAGGACCTGAACCGCTCCACCGTGGGCACGTGCATCCGGGACCGCGCGAAGGGGATGGTGTTCTCCGCCTTCGCCGGCGAAGACGTGGACCTCGAGATTCCGCTCGTCCTCTCCGGGACGCTGTAGCCCCGCGCGGCCGTGAGCACCCAGGAGACGGGCGCCGCACACGCCGCCGGGGGCCGCCTGCCCCGCGCGGTGGTGCTGCTGGGGCTGGTGTCGCTGCTCACGGACGTGAGCAGCGAGATGATCTTCCCGCTGCTGCCCGC from Pyxidicoccus trucidator harbors:
- a CDS encoding FYDLN acid domain-containing protein, whose protein sequence is MPAKDLGTKHVCYKCQTKFYDMKKPDPLCPKCGADQRESPALKPQPEGRRGRLAAAPKVIEPIEPEEPAAAGEDEEEELETFEDEEAAAEPEEEDI
- a CDS encoding AgmX/PglI C-terminal domain-containing protein; translated protein: MNFTCDNCQKRYSIADEKVRGKTVKVRCKNCQNVITVEGPAEEESTRVVSLADVERIRAQERSLVEPAAAAVSAPPVAASPVSRAPAAALQTPWDDEPTRAAPLKPTGSPWFVMVRNKQEGPLDEGALREWMATGAVSGRSFFWQQGMADWKRGSDIPELAGLFAPPPAPEPPPPPPPPVAEPPPAPARSARGASARREPEPQPFLPEPEPEQPYAPDEPQQQAWDPEQDEPERTFFEEPDPRQQQQAQGRRGQGAAPAASAPLNNDELFSDLDLPGNRGHGDEDDGQGQHEDPLAALGGGDGDERQPVEDTRHFAAKSGVTRRNPAWKYAVAVLLLLVIPLGGAYVLSETLGVVPLRVKTVDAEGNPVEQTVFSSKGVGALRDKLMGRQPPAPAPKPVAPPAEKRPAAPPESAPAPTGAAPAGAGAPTGIAPPPSAEQLQAVYADADKKDVGPDVREDADVAAADSEEVGGPSDEEVERVVDKAQDAFRSCVENELRKNPSFRVGKVTLTATVGSSGKVKAASLDKKDLNRSTVGTCIRDRAKGMVFSAFAGEDVDLEIPLVLSGTL